Below is a window of Pseudarthrobacter equi DNA.
CCAGGGCGATCAGCGGCACCATGAGCGGCACTGCGACCAGGAAGACTGCGCCCCACCAGTAGTGCTCCACCAGCCAGCCGCCGAAGATCGGACCCAGGGCGGCCCCGCCGGAGAACCCGGCGGCCCAGATGGCCACCGCCAGCCGGCGACGGTTGGGCTCCGCGAAGATGTTGCGGATGAGCGAGAGGGTTGAGGGCATCAGCATGGCGCCAAAGAAGCCCAGGGCGGCGCGCCCTGCGATGAGCCATTCCGCCGTTGGCGCGAACGCTGTGGCGGCCGAGAGCGCCGCAAAGCCCAGGCTGCCGGTGAGGAGCAGCCGCCGCCGGCCGATCCTGTCACCGAAGCTGCCCATGCACACCAGCAGCCCCGCCAGGACCAGCGGGTAGGCGTCCACGATCCAGAGCAGCTGTACCCCGGAAGGGTTCAGGGACTGGGCTATCGCGGGCAGGGCGAAGGTCAGTGCCGTGTTGTCCACGGCCACCAGCAGTACGGGGAACATCAGCAGCGCAAGGGCCAGCCAGTCGCGCCACGGTGCCCGTGGGGCAGCAGGTCCCTGAAGCTGGGGTTCAGCGCGGTGCGTCGACGTGGTCATAGATTAACTATACCGTCCAGACGGTACAGTTTGGAGCGGTGGTTGAGTTGAGCCTCCGGCACCCCGGGAGGGCATGATGGATGGCATGCCCCGAAAGCCAGTCGCCCGCGAAGCTGTCCTTGACGCCTTCGCCACCCTGTTGATTGAGGTGGGGGAGCGCGCCGCCACCCTGGACGCCGTAGCCCGAAAGGCCGGCGTTTCCAAGGGCGGTCTCCTCTACCACTTTCCCAACAAGGAAGCCCTGATTCAGGCGCTCCTGGACCAGCTGGACGCGCTCGCCGGAGAAGACGCCGATGCCATGGCCGCCGCCCCGGAAGGTGCGGCCGCCTACTTCATCAGGTCCTCGGTGTGGGGAGACACCCCCTTGGACCGGGCCATCGTCGCCGCCACCCGGCTGGCGGAGGTGGCGCATGAAGAAACCCGCCGCCGTTTCGCTGCGATCCAGCGGCGGTGGCTCGACGAAATCGCCGCCGATGTGGGGCCGGCCCTGTCCAAGGCCGTGCTGTATATGGGGGACGGCCTCTACTTCAACGCCATGCTCTCCGTCGGCCCGGTCCCCGAAGGCGGCGCAGCTGCGGACGTGGACGAATTGCTGGCAGCACTGGAGAGGCTCCGGCGGTAGCAGGACATTTGCCCCGGGGGCCGTGGCGTAGGAGAATTAAGCGTTGTGGGAGCTGTCACCTGACGGCCCCGCGTACACATCCAACTGAATAGCCTTTGATCTGCGGCGGGAGAGTCCTGCCACAACGTCGGCAGGCGCCGTAGGAGCAAATCCTCCCCAGGAATCTCGCAGGCCCCTGTACCGCCGCGGCGAGGCACCTCTGGAAAGCAGCAGGCCGTCCAGGCACCCGTGATCGGGTGCCGGACCGTTGTGCTCACCGACGGTGCAAGCGGGTCCTGTCCATGCAGGCGCCGCGGAAACTCTCAGGTCCAATACAGAGCGGGGAGGGACCCGAATCGCTGTGGCGTACCCTGCGCCGCCTGAGTATCTGGAGTTCCCCCGTGACGGTTAGTTCAGCCTCCACCACTTTCGTCGACCGCCATATCGGCGCCCGGCGCCAGGACCACGTCGACACCATGCTCAAGGCTGTGGGCTACGACAGCGTTGACTCCCTGGTCGATACCGCCGTTCCCCAGGTCATCCGCCAGGAGACGGCACTGAAGCTGCAGGACGCCCTCAGCGAGGTTGAGGTCCTGACCGAGCTGCGCCGGCTGGCGGGCAGGAACAGGACCGCCGTCCAGCTGATCGGCCAAGGCTACTACGACACCATCACCCCGGCCGTGATCCGGCGCAACATCCTTGAGGCGCCGGCCTGGTACACCGCCTACACGCCGTACCAGCCAGAGATCTCGCAGGGCCGGCTGGAGGCGCTGCTGAACTTCCAGACCATGGTGCAGGACCTGGTGGGCCTGCCGATTGCCAACGCGTCCCTGCTGGACGAAGCGACGGCTGTGGCGGAAGCAGTCCTGCTGATGCGCCGCGCCAACAAGGCCAAGCCTGCCGCAGACGGCAAGACCGTCCTGGACATCGACGTGCTGCCGCAGACCATCGCCATCGTCAAGGGCCGGGCCGAGGCGCTCGGCTTCGAGGTGGAGGTAGCTGACCTCTCCCAGGGTCTGCCAGAGGGTGACATCAACGGCATCGTGCTCCAGCAGCCCGGCGCCTCCGGCCGCGTCTTCAACCAGGCTGAAGCCATCGCCGCCGCCAAGGAGCGCGGAGCGCTGGTCACTGTGGCCGCCGATCTCCTGGCGCTGACGCTGATCACTCCTCCGGGCGAGCAGGGCGCGGACATCGCTGTCGGCTCCACACAGCGTTTCGGCGTGCCGCTGTTCTTCGGTGGCCCGCACGCTGCCTACATGGCCGTCCGCAAGGGACTGGAGCGTTCGTTGCCCGGCCGCCTGGTGGGCGTCTCGAAGGACGACGCCGGCGTTCCCGCCTACCGCCTGGCCCTGCAGACCCGCGAGCAGCACATCCGCCGCGAGAAGGCCACGTCCAACATCTGCACCGCGCAGGCGCTGCTGGCCATCGTGTCCTCCATGTACGCCGTGTACCACGGCCCGGACGGCCTGAAAGCGATCGCGGAAACAACGCACGGCCACGCCCGCACCCTGGCGGCCTCCCTCGCGGCCGCCGGTGTGGATGTCCTCCATAAGAGCTTCTTCGACACCGTCACCGTTCGAGTGCCCGGCCGCGCTGCCGGCATTATTGCCGATGCTGAAGCGCGCGGCATTAACCTGCGCTCCATCGACGCAGATACCGTGGGCATCTCCCTGGATGAAACCACCACGGCGGCCGTCGTCGCCAATGTCGCGGACATCTTTGGTGCCTCCGTAGGGGCCGCTGAAGGCTTCGGGCTGGAGGCCGCCGTCGAACGTTCCTCCGGTTACCTGGAGCACCCGGTGTTCAACACCCACCGGTCCGAAACGCAGTTGCTGCGTTACATCCGCCGCCTGTCCGACCGTGACCTGGCGCTGGACAGGACCATGATCCCGCTGGGTTCGTGCACCATGAAGCTGAACGCCACCGCCGAGATGGAAGCGATCTCCTGGCCGGAGTTCGCCTCCATCCACCCGTTCGCCCCGGACTCCCAGACCGAAGGCTGGCGTGAGCTGATCACCGGGCTGGAAGCTGACCTGACCGAGATCACCGGGTACGACCAGGTGTCCATCCAGCCCAACGCCGGTTCCCAAGGCGAACTCGCCGGCCTGCTGGCGATCCGCGGCTACCACCACTCCCGCGGCGATCAGCAGCGCAACGTCTGCCTGATCCCCGCCTCGGCGCACGGCACCAATGCCGCGTCCGCGGTCCTGGCCGGCATGAAGGTGGTTGTTGTGGCCACGGCAGCCGACGGCACCATCAACCACGATGACCTGACGGCCAAGATCGAGACCCACAAGGACGTCCTGTCCTGCATCATGATCACCTACCCGTCCACCCATGGCGTCTATGACGGGGATGTCCGTGAGGTCTGCGATGCCGTGCACGCGGCCGGCGGCCAGGTCTACATTGACGGCGCGAACCTGAATGCGCTCGTGGGCCTGGCGCAGCCGGGTAAGTTCGGCGGCGACGTGTCCCACCTGAACCTGCACAAGACGTTCTGCATCCCGCACGGCGGCGGCGGGCCTGGCGTCGGCCCGGTCGCGGCGAAGGCGCACCTGGCACCGTTTATGCCCGGCGATGCCAACAAGGCCGCCCATGAAGAGGGTCACGGGGTCGCGATTTCCGCTTCCCGGTTCGGTTCGGCCGGTGTCCTGCCGATCTCCTGGGCGTACGTGAAGCTCATGGGCGGGGAAGGCCTGACCGAGGCCACCAAGTCCGCGCTGCTGGCCGCGAACTACGTTGCTGCCCGGCTGCACGAGTTCTACCCCGTGCTCTACACCGGTGAAGGCGGGCTCGTGGCGCACGAGTGCATCCTGGACCTTCGCGAACTCACCGCCCGCAGCGGGGTGACCGCTGAGGACGTGGCCAAGCGCCTGATCGACTTCGGCTTCCACGCCCCCACCCTGGCCTTCCCGGTGGCCGGGACCCTGATGGTCGAACCCACCGAGTCCGAGGACCTGGCCGAGATCGACCGCTTCATCGACGCCATGATCACCATCCGCAAGGAAATCGACCAGGTGGCCAACGGCGACTTTGCTGTTGCAGACTCACCCCTCCGGCGTGCACCCCACACGGCTGCCGCCGTCGTGAGCTCCGACTGGGACCGTGCCTACCCGCGCGAGCAGGCCGCATTCCCGGCACACCACAAGCAGGACAAGTACTTCCCGCCCGTGGGACGCATCGACGGCGCAGCCGGCGACCGCAACCTCATCTGCTCCTGCCCGCCTCTCGAAGCGTTCGAGGACAACACCGACGTCGAAAACCAGGCCTCCCATGACTGAGAACCACACCGCCCTTTACGGCGAGCACCAGAAGCTTGGCGCCTCCTTCACCGATTTCGGTGGTTGGCAGATGCCCTTGAAGTACAGCTCTGAGCTTGCCGAGCACCACGCCGTGCGCAACGGTGCGGGCCTGTTCGACCTCTCCCACATGGGCGAAGTCTGGGTCACCGGCCCGGACGCCGCAGCGTTCCTGGACTACGCCCTGGCGGGAAAGATCTCGGCCATGCCGGTGGGCAAGGCCAAGTACTCGCTGATCTGCACTCCGGACGGCGGCATCATCGACGACCTCATTACCTACCGCCGCCCTTCCCCGGCAGCGGGCGGTGACCGCTTCCTGGTGGTCCCCAA
It encodes the following:
- a CDS encoding TetR/AcrR family transcriptional regulator: MPRKPVAREAVLDAFATLLIEVGERAATLDAVARKAGVSKGGLLYHFPNKEALIQALLDQLDALAGEDADAMAAAPEGAAAYFIRSSVWGDTPLDRAIVAATRLAEVAHEETRRRFAAIQRRWLDEIAADVGPALSKAVLYMGDGLYFNAMLSVGPVPEGGAAADVDELLAALERLRR
- the gcvP gene encoding aminomethyl-transferring glycine dehydrogenase, which codes for MTVSSASTTFVDRHIGARRQDHVDTMLKAVGYDSVDSLVDTAVPQVIRQETALKLQDALSEVEVLTELRRLAGRNRTAVQLIGQGYYDTITPAVIRRNILEAPAWYTAYTPYQPEISQGRLEALLNFQTMVQDLVGLPIANASLLDEATAVAEAVLLMRRANKAKPAADGKTVLDIDVLPQTIAIVKGRAEALGFEVEVADLSQGLPEGDINGIVLQQPGASGRVFNQAEAIAAAKERGALVTVAADLLALTLITPPGEQGADIAVGSTQRFGVPLFFGGPHAAYMAVRKGLERSLPGRLVGVSKDDAGVPAYRLALQTREQHIRREKATSNICTAQALLAIVSSMYAVYHGPDGLKAIAETTHGHARTLAASLAAAGVDVLHKSFFDTVTVRVPGRAAGIIADAEARGINLRSIDADTVGISLDETTTAAVVANVADIFGASVGAAEGFGLEAAVERSSGYLEHPVFNTHRSETQLLRYIRRLSDRDLALDRTMIPLGSCTMKLNATAEMEAISWPEFASIHPFAPDSQTEGWRELITGLEADLTEITGYDQVSIQPNAGSQGELAGLLAIRGYHHSRGDQQRNVCLIPASAHGTNAASAVLAGMKVVVVATAADGTINHDDLTAKIETHKDVLSCIMITYPSTHGVYDGDVREVCDAVHAAGGQVYIDGANLNALVGLAQPGKFGGDVSHLNLHKTFCIPHGGGGPGVGPVAAKAHLAPFMPGDANKAAHEEGHGVAISASRFGSAGVLPISWAYVKLMGGEGLTEATKSALLAANYVAARLHEFYPVLYTGEGGLVAHECILDLRELTARSGVTAEDVAKRLIDFGFHAPTLAFPVAGTLMVEPTESEDLAEIDRFIDAMITIRKEIDQVANGDFAVADSPLRRAPHTAAAVVSSDWDRAYPREQAAFPAHHKQDKYFPPVGRIDGAAGDRNLICSCPPLEAFEDNTDVENQASHD